The following proteins are co-located in the Tripterygium wilfordii isolate XIE 37 chromosome 2, ASM1340144v1, whole genome shotgun sequence genome:
- the LOC120014461 gene encoding probable protein phosphatase 2C 4 → MGNGVGKLTGCFTGSLESRRRQDVSVLLSDPLDEGLGHSFCYVRPDPSRLSSSKVDFEEATTFRTISGASVSANTSTPLSTSLVDPYACNTFDRAATFESSNCFASIPLQPIPRNLINSGPISANYVGIPGSCPLERGFMSGPIERGFMSGPLDRGFSGPLEKSFSGPFPRSFSHGGMAFRPRSRKRSLIRVLQRAISKTINRGHNSIVAPIKGGVKEPNWIFSSDKHNENLTISSSEGCLEDEDSLESQNLQWAQGKAGEDRVHVVVSEERGWVFVGIYDGFNGPDAPDYLLSNLYSSVRKELKGLLWDDDSFEASVSSASAPPENTTNSASAMEGVDEVDSARNCESDACSRCLEQDNHPCVSEDANFISKSRRKGSKYQGAAKKWEENQRRWKCEWDRERLELDRRLKEQLNNQSGSDKRAINHGDVLKALSQALKKTEDSYFDIADRMVTENPELALMGSCVLVMLMKGENVYVMNVGDSRAVLAQKAVPDYWSQDLGRINEETLHDLDVSVCEQSNINPSLTTIQLSVDHSTSIEEEVQRIKNEHRDDALAVLNDRVKGSLKVTRAFGAGFLKLPKWNNALLEMFRIDYIGNSPYITCIPSLYHHRLGPKDRFLILSSDGLYQYFTNEEAVYEVELFIALQPEGDPAQHLVEEVLFRAAKKAGMDFHELLEIPQGDRRRYHDDVSIIVISLEGRIWRSCV, encoded by the exons ATGGGAAACGGAGTTGGTAAATTGACTGGGTGCTTCACCGGCTCACTGGAGTCTCGCCGGCGACAGGATGTATCGGTACTACTATCGGACCCACTTGACGAGGGGCTTGGTCACTCCTTCTGCTATGTCCGGCCTGACCCAAGTCGACTTTCGTCTTCAAAGGTGGACTTCGAGGAGGCTActacgtttcgtacaatatcCGGCGCATCCGTAAGCGCCAATACTTCGACTCCGCTATCTACATCTCTCGTTGATCCCTATGCGTGCAACACTTTTGATCGGGCGGCCACTTTTGAGAGCTCTAATTGCTTCGCTTCGATACCGTTACAGCCAATTCCCCGGAATCTGATCAATTCAGGTCCGATTTCTGCGAACTATGTGGGGATTCCGGGTTCGTGTCCGCTCGAGAGAGGGTTCATGTCGGGTCCAATTGAGAGGGGGTTCATGTCGGGCCCGTTGGATCGTGGATTTTCGGGTCCACttgagaaaagcttctctggtCCGTTTccgaggagcttttctcatggTGGTATGGCTTTCAGACCCAGATCAAGAAAACGGTCTCTGATTCGAGTTCTGCAGAGAGCGATTTCAAAGACGATTAATCGCGGGCATAACTCTATTGTGGCCCCTATAAAGGGCGGCGTAAAAGAGCCCAATTGGATCTTCAGTTCAGACAAACACAACGAGAACTTAACAATCAGCAGTAGCGAAGGTTGTTTGGAAGATGAAGATTCACTGGAGAGTCAAAATTTGCAATGGGCGCAAGGGAAAGCAGGGGAAGATCGCGTCCATGTCGTGGTTTCCGAGGAGCGCGGATGGGTTTTTGTTGGGATTTACGATGGCTTCAACGGCCCTGATGCGCCTGATTATctactatcgaatctctactcTTCCGTCCGTAAAGAGCTAAAAGGATTGCTGTGGGACGATGATTCCTTTGAGGCCTCTGTAAGCTCAGCCTCTGCCCCACCTGAAAATACAACTAATTCAGCTTCAGCTATGGAAGGTGTTGATGAAGTCGATTCCGCTAGAAACTGTGAGTCTGATGCGTGTTCTCGGTGTCTAGAACAAGATAATCATCCGTGTGTGAGCGAAGATGCAAATTTTATTTCGAAATCGAGAAGGAAAGGAAGCAAGTATCAAGGGGCAGCAAAGAAATGGGAGGAGAATCAGAGGAGGTGGAAATGCGAATGGGATCGGGAGAGACTAGAGCTTGATAGGAGGTTAAAGGAACAGTTGAATAATCAATCTGGGTCCGATAAAAGAGCAATCAATCATGGTGATGTGTTAAAAGCGCTGTCTCAAGCATTGAAGAAAACAGAGGACTCTTATTTTGATATAGCTGATAGGATGGTAACTGAAAATCCAGAGCTTGCATTGATGGGTTCCTGCGTATTAGTGATGTTAATGAAAGGGGAAAATGTTTATGTCATGAATGTGGGTGATAGTCGAGCTGTTTTGGCACAAAAGGCGGTGCCCGATTATTGGAGCCAGGACTTGGGAAGAATCAACGAAGAAACCTTGCATGATCTTGATGTGTCTGTTTGCGAACAGTCTAATATAAACCCCAGTTTAACGACAATTCAGCTTAGTGTGGATCATAGCACCAGTATAGAAGAG GAAGTTCAGAGAATAAAAAATGAGCACCGCGATGATGCTCTAGCTGTGTTGAACGACCGTGTAAAGGGATCATTGAAGGTCACTCGAGCTTTTGGTGCTGGTTTTCTCAAACTG CCTAAATGGAACAATGCACTTCTGGAGATGTTCAGAATAGACTACATTGGCAATTCTCCATACATCACCTGTATACCATCTCTCTACCACCATAGATTAGGCCCGAAAGACAGGTTTTTGATATTATCCTCTGACGGGCTTTATCAATACTTCACGAATGAAGAAGCTGTTTATGAAGTTGAACTATTCATTGCCTTGCAACCTGAAGGAGATCCGGCACAGCATCTTGTAGAGGAAGTCCTCTTCCGCGCAGCAAAGAAAGCTG GTATGGACTTCCATGAGTTGCTGGAAATACCACAAGGTGATCGGCGACGGTACCATGATGATGTTTCCATCATTGTTATTTCTTTAGAGGGACGGATATGGCGATCCTGTgtataa
- the LOC120006205 gene encoding fasciclin-like arabinogalactan protein 4, giving the protein MIYHITEIHIIAHADALTLSLGRVDTPSPSPLVSATSTHSSPLKKQGLKMAISSPTSHFTFTPLVVAFLLLCNSTPILAINITALLSSFPELSSFATLISSAPSVASDLSRRTSITLLAVPNSYLAASADLTRRLSPSSLADLLRYHVLLQFLSWSDLSLIPPSGTLVTTLFQTTGRASSNFGSVNITRNPSTNAVTVRSPAPYSPSNATVLSLVKTLPYNITIFSVNSLLIPYGFDLMASETRPTPAINITKALMDGHDFNVAASMLLASGVLYEFEADEGGAGITMFVPTDAAFADLPSSVNLQSLSAEKKATVLRFHVLHSYYPLGSLESIVNPLQPTLATEAMGAGSYTLNISRVNGSATINTGIVQGSVTQTVFDQKPVAIFGVSQVLLPIEIYRKVTTKPINIAQSPEISPSPDSTPGLDGPSSSPPGVGVEIRSWGARIDGMRNFILAQFCIGLYLLV; this is encoded by the coding sequence atgatTTATCATATCACCGAAATCCACATCATCGCTCATGCTGATGCCCTCACACTCTCACTAGGACGAGTGGACaccccttctccttctcctctcgTCTCTGCTACAAGCACCCACTCATCACCCTTGAAGAAGCAAGGATTAAAAATGGCCATATCTTCTCCCACTTCCCATTTTACGTTTACCCCTCTCGTTGTAGCTTTTTTACTTCTCTGCAACTCTACTCCCATTTTAGCAATCAACATCACAGCCCTGCTTTCCTCATTCCCCGAACTATCCTCCTTCGCCACCCTCATCTCCTCCGCACCCTCCGTCGCCTCCGATCTATCTCGCCGCACTTCTATCACCCTCCTCGCTGTCCCCAACTCTTACCTCGCCGCCTCTGCGGACCTCACGCGCCGCCTCTCTCCGTCATCTCTAGCTGACCTCCTCCGCTACCATGTTCTCCTTCAATTCCTCTCTTGGTCCGACCTCAGCCTGATCCCGCCGTCGGGAACTCTCGTCACAACTCTCTTCCAAACTACCGGCCGTGCCTCCTCCAATTTTGGTTCTGTCAACATTACCCGCAATCCCTCCACAAACGCCGTCACAGTCCGCTCCCCTGCACCCTACTCACCCTCAAATGCCACCGTTTTGTCCCTCGTCAAAACCCTTCCTTACAACATCACAATATTCTCCGTCAATTCCCTTCTCATCCCGTACGGCTTCGATCTAATGGCCTCCGAGACAAGACCCACTCCTGCCATCAACATCACCAAGGCCTTAATGGACGGTCATGACTTCAATGTTGCGGCGTCGATGCTGTTGGCCTCTGGCGTACTCTATGAATTTGAGGCGGACGAGGGTGGTGCCGGAATAACTATGTTCGTACCAACCGACGCTGCATTCGCAGATCTTCCAAGTTCAGTTAATTTACAGTCTCTGTCTGCTGAAAAGAAAGCAACTGTGTTGAGATTTCATGTATTGCATTCATATTATCCACTGGGTTCGCTTGAATCGATAGTGAACCCGCTCCAACCCACATTGGCTACAGAGGCCATGGGAGCTGGGAGTTACACGCTCAACATTTCAAGGGTAAATGGATCTGCGACAATCAATACAGGAATCGTTCAGGGATCAGTGACACAGACTGTTTTTGATCAAAAACCAGTTGCCATTTTTGGGGTCTCGCAAGTTCTGTTGCCTATAGAGATTTATAGGAAGGTGACGACGAAGCCGATTAATATCGCTCAGTCGCCGGAGATATCACCGTCTCCGGATAGTACCCCAGGACTGGATGGACCGTCATCCTCACCGCCTGGTGTTGGTGTAGAGATTCGATCTTGGGGAGCTCGGATTGACGGTATGCGGAACTTCATTCTTGCACAGTTTTGTATAGGATTGTATCTATTGGTATGA
- the LOC120004663 gene encoding glucose and ribitol dehydrogenase-like: protein MASQGQQFPPQKQAAQPGKEHPIEPRSHFTKPDYKPSNKLHGMVALTTGGDSGIGRAVCHSFAMEGATKTSDAKDPLAIPTDSGFEESGECVQNIYIFF, encoded by the exons ATGGCTTCACAAGGACAACAGTTCCCTCCTCAAAAACAGGCGGCACAGCCTGGGAAAGAACATCCCATAGAGCCCAGATCCCACTTCACCAAACCCGACTACAAGCCCTCCAATAAACTCCAT GGCATGGTGGCTTTGACCACTGGTGGAGATTCTGGGATTGGGAGAGCCGTTTGTCACTCTTTTGCAATGGAGGGTGCGACCAAGACCAGTGATGCTAAGGATCCATTGGCCATACCCACGGATTCGGGGTTTGAAGAAAGTGGTGAATGTgttcagaatatatatatatttttttag